One Nostoc punctiforme PCC 73102 DNA window includes the following coding sequences:
- the glgB gene encoding 1,4-alpha-glucan branching enzyme, protein MSMTTIAPEQVNSIVWNQHNDPFEILGSHPIEQDGKTVWAVRAYLPNASAVWVVLPEQRKEYPMQTVHHPHFFECTIETAELANYQLRIKEGEHERVTYDPYAFRSPNLTDFDLHLFSEGNHHRIYEKLGAHPTEIGGVKGVYFAVWAPNARNVSLLGDFNLWDGRKHQMRKGPTGVWELFIPEIGMGEHYKYEIKNFEGHIYEKSDPYGFQQEPRPKTASIVTDLDAYTWNDESWMEKRRHTDPLTQPVSVYEVHLGSWLHASSAEPAKLPNGETEPVVVVSELKPGARFLTYRELADRLIPYVKELGYTHIEMLPIAEHPFDGSWGYQVTGYYAPTSRFGSPEDFMYFVDKCHQNDIGVIVDWVPGHFPKDGHGLAFFDGSHLYEHADPRKGEHKGWGTLVFNYGRHEVSNFLAANALFWFDKYHIDGIRVDAVASMLYNDYCREPGEWLPNQYGGRENLEAADFLRQVNHIIFSYFPGILSIAEESTSWPMVSWPTYTGGLGFNLKWNMGWMHDMLDYFSMDPWFRQFHQNNITFSMWYNHSENFMLALSHDEVVHGKSNIIGKMPGDTWQKLANIRCLFTYMFAHPGKKTMFMSMEFGQWSEWNAWADLEWHLLQHEPHQQLKTFFQGLNHLYRSEPVLYTQDFAEPGFEWIDCSDNRHSVVSFIRRDKDSDDFAIVVCNFTPQPHSHYRIGVPQKGFYTELFNSDARQYGGSNMGNLGGKWTDDWSLHSRPYSLDLCLPPLGVLILKLDKKKTAEVIG, encoded by the coding sequence ATGTCCATGACCACGATCGCCCCTGAACAGGTTAATAGCATCGTTTGGAATCAGCATAACGATCCCTTTGAAATACTAGGTTCTCATCCCATAGAACAAGACGGCAAAACCGTCTGGGCTGTGCGGGCCTATCTACCAAATGCAAGTGCAGTATGGGTCGTTCTTCCTGAACAACGGAAAGAATACCCAATGCAAACAGTGCATCATCCTCACTTTTTTGAATGCACTATTGAAACCGCAGAACTGGCAAACTACCAGTTACGAATTAAAGAAGGGGAACATGAGCGTGTTACTTATGACCCTTACGCCTTCCGTTCTCCCAATTTGACAGACTTTGATTTGCATTTGTTTAGTGAAGGCAACCATCACCGAATATATGAAAAACTGGGAGCGCACCCCACGGAAATAGGCGGCGTTAAGGGCGTTTATTTTGCAGTTTGGGCACCCAACGCCCGGAATGTTTCATTGTTAGGAGATTTCAACCTTTGGGATGGGCGCAAACACCAAATGCGTAAAGGGCCAACTGGGGTTTGGGAATTGTTTATTCCTGAAATCGGTATGGGAGAACATTACAAATATGAAATCAAAAATTTTGAAGGACACATTTACGAAAAATCCGATCCCTACGGTTTCCAGCAAGAACCCCGCCCGAAAACGGCATCCATTGTCACTGATTTAGATGCTTACACCTGGAATGACGAAAGCTGGATGGAAAAGCGGCGACACACTGACCCCCTTACCCAGCCTGTCTCAGTTTATGAAGTGCATCTAGGCTCTTGGTTACACGCTTCGAGTGCCGAACCTGCTAAACTGCCAAATGGTGAAACTGAACCGGTAGTTGTTGTTTCAGAACTTAAGCCGGGCGCACGTTTCCTTACCTACCGGGAACTAGCTGACCGACTCATTCCTTATGTCAAAGAATTGGGATACACCCATATAGAAATGCTGCCCATTGCGGAGCATCCCTTTGATGGTTCTTGGGGTTATCAAGTAACTGGGTACTATGCTCCCACCTCCCGTTTTGGCAGTCCCGAAGATTTCATGTATTTTGTTGACAAATGTCACCAAAATGATATAGGGGTAATTGTGGATTGGGTTCCTGGTCACTTCCCCAAAGATGGACATGGTTTAGCTTTCTTTGATGGTAGCCACCTGTACGAACATGCTGACCCCCGCAAGGGCGAACACAAAGGATGGGGTACTTTGGTGTTCAACTACGGTCGCCATGAAGTCAGTAATTTCTTAGCAGCAAATGCCCTCTTTTGGTTCGACAAGTATCACATTGATGGGATTCGTGTCGATGCTGTTGCCTCAATGCTTTATAACGATTATTGCCGCGAACCAGGAGAATGGTTGCCCAACCAGTACGGCGGCAGAGAAAACCTAGAAGCAGCAGATTTTCTGCGTCAGGTAAATCACATTATCTTTAGTTATTTCCCCGGTATTCTCTCCATTGCTGAAGAATCTACTTCTTGGCCAATGGTATCTTGGCCAACCTATACAGGCGGGCTGGGCTTTAACTTGAAGTGGAATATGGGCTGGATGCACGATATGCTGGATTACTTCAGCATGGACCCTTGGTTCCGCCAGTTCCACCAAAACAATATCACCTTTAGTATGTGGTACAACCACAGCGAGAACTTTATGCTGGCTCTGTCCCACGATGAAGTGGTGCATGGTAAGAGCAATATCATCGGCAAAATGCCGGGGGATACATGGCAGAAGTTAGCTAATATCCGTTGTTTATTTACCTATATGTTTGCTCACCCAGGCAAGAAAACTATGTTTATGAGCATGGAGTTTGGGCAGTGGAGTGAGTGGAATGCTTGGGCTGATTTGGAGTGGCATTTATTGCAGCATGAACCACACCAACAGTTAAAAACCTTTTTCCAGGGTTTGAACCATCTCTACCGTTCTGAACCAGTTTTGTACACCCAGGATTTTGCTGAACCTGGGTTTGAATGGATTGACTGTAGCGATAACCGCCATAGTGTAGTTTCATTCATCCGTCGTGATAAGGATTCTGATGATTTTGCGATCGTAGTTTGCAATTTTACACCGCAACCCCATTCTCACTACCGCATCGGTGTACCGCAGAAGGGATTTTACACTGAGTTATTCAATAGTGATGCACGTCAATATGGCGGTAGCAATATGGGTAACTTAGGCGGTAAGTGGACTGATGATTGGTCTTTGCACAGTCGTCCCTATTCGCTAGATTTGTGTTTGCCACCTTTGGGTGTGTTGATTCTCAAGTTGGATAAGAAGAAGACTGCTGAGGTAATTGGATAA
- a CDS encoding iron-containing redox enzyme family protein, which translates to MQSNLVIFPNAGTAKKSTQTEERTITNYDRAEEQFIELLAMEDLDRKLDVKPSIASEFEQALSTAIRGAYKNDRSNEQAHRFLQRILYRINRLKLFWYDDLRHYTNERSLYLCSCRDQIEAAWQNWELAQIDLPALQQLDVKHALIERASADLNPPLSDSSRYIREEMTEAGYRHLLAIGSFDGLVEGSRLCYVLGGAANEVQCTLVRVLLEEYGNGRLSRKHSTFFAQMLAEFGMNTEPEGYFDLVPWEVLACANHNFLTTDRKRYFLRYCGALTYFEVAGPAAYKNYLAAAQRLGLSEAAMGYWELHIREDERHGRWMLDDVALSLAEQYPKSAWELVLGYDQEKLMGDRAASAVVRSIREAKQFV; encoded by the coding sequence ATGCAAAGCAATTTAGTTATATTTCCTAATGCTGGGACTGCGAAAAAAAGCACCCAAACAGAAGAAAGAACAATTACCAACTACGACCGTGCCGAGGAGCAATTTATAGAACTGCTAGCAATGGAGGATTTGGATCGTAAGCTGGATGTAAAACCTTCAATAGCTAGTGAGTTTGAACAGGCGCTCTCAACAGCAATTCGCGGCGCTTATAAAAACGATCGCTCTAATGAACAGGCTCACCGTTTTCTGCAACGGATACTTTATCGAATTAATCGGCTAAAACTGTTTTGGTACGACGATTTGCGACACTATACCAATGAGCGATCGCTTTATTTATGCTCATGTCGCGATCAAATTGAGGCTGCTTGGCAAAACTGGGAACTGGCACAGATAGATTTACCAGCGCTGCAACAATTGGATGTCAAACACGCTTTAATTGAGCGTGCATCTGCCGATTTAAACCCGCCTTTGTCGGATAGTAGCCGCTATATTCGTGAGGAAATGACTGAAGCTGGCTATCGTCACCTGCTAGCGATCGGTTCCTTTGATGGCTTGGTTGAAGGTAGTCGTCTTTGCTACGTATTGGGTGGTGCTGCTAATGAAGTGCAGTGTACGCTGGTGCGAGTACTACTAGAAGAATACGGCAATGGTCGTTTATCCCGCAAGCACTCAACATTTTTTGCCCAAATGCTGGCTGAATTTGGGATGAATACTGAACCAGAAGGATACTTCGATTTAGTGCCTTGGGAAGTTCTAGCTTGTGCTAATCATAATTTTTTGACCACCGATCGCAAACGCTATTTCCTACGTTATTGTGGTGCGTTGACATATTTTGAGGTGGCTGGTCCTGCGGCTTATAAAAACTATCTGGCGGCGGCGCAACGATTGGGACTGTCAGAGGCGGCGATGGGTTATTGGGAACTGCACATCAGGGAAGATGAACGCCACGGTCGTTGGATGTTAGATGATGTTGCTTTGTCTTTAGCAGAACAGTATCCCAAGAGTGCGTGGGAACTCGTGCTTGGGTATGACCAGGAGAAACTAATGGGCGATCGCGCCGCTAGTGCTGTTGTGCGATCGATACGCGAAGCAAAACAATTCGTCTAA
- a CDS encoding DUF262 domain-containing protein, whose amino-acid sequence MSAVKLQANDYPISKIFSNDFIFTIPLYQRPYAWTTEQAGELLEDLVTALGDSDDKIDDINPYFLGNIVLIKGDKPDAQVVDGQQRLTTLTVLLAALRASVSKENIHILTKYLYQEDDFDPNDNVYRLTVRERDAQFFKEYIQDEGGIDKLKNLHTAKLSDSRKNFKDNTLLFINRLQSFTNNQLLRLTQFIIKRCFLVVVATPDIDSAYRIFSVINNRGMDLCHADILKAEIIGKISLEQQEKYSAKWEETEEKLGRDIFKSLFSHIRMIHIKSKPRESILKEFLNDVKPINAPQQLIDKILIPYAEAFYDINNLAYHSDILEEEVNQKFRWLHLIDNSDWIPPAILYLSRNYSNPELLLRFFTDLDRLASGLMIQRNNINERIERYSKLLYAIEVGEDLYAPYSPLQLKPEEQTRILKILNDDLYLIRKIRLYVLLRLDAALSEGKASYNFCNISVEHVLPQNPTSDSMWVQSFPSQEERDKYVHRIGNLVLLSSSKNAQANNYDFDLKKQKYFTTRAGICNFALTTQVLMEKEWTAEVLTKRQEQLIHHLKEVWRLQ is encoded by the coding sequence ATGAGCGCGGTTAAACTTCAGGCTAATGATTATCCTATCTCTAAAATATTTAGCAATGATTTTATCTTCACTATTCCTTTATATCAACGCCCCTATGCCTGGACAACGGAGCAAGCAGGAGAACTGCTTGAAGATTTGGTCACTGCGTTGGGAGATAGTGACGATAAAATTGATGATATAAACCCGTATTTTTTAGGAAATATCGTACTCATCAAAGGAGATAAACCAGATGCCCAAGTCGTGGATGGTCAACAGCGTTTGACTACACTTACTGTATTGCTGGCTGCTTTACGGGCATCAGTTTCCAAAGAAAACATACATATATTAACAAAATATCTTTATCAAGAAGATGATTTTGATCCTAATGATAACGTTTATCGTTTGACTGTGCGTGAGCGAGATGCACAGTTTTTCAAGGAATATATTCAGGATGAAGGTGGTATTGATAAGCTGAAAAATTTACATACTGCTAAACTATCAGATAGTCGTAAAAATTTCAAAGATAATACATTATTGTTTATAAATCGCTTACAAAGCTTTACTAATAATCAGCTTCTACGGCTTACTCAATTTATCATTAAAAGATGTTTCTTAGTAGTAGTTGCAACTCCAGATATTGACTCTGCATACAGAATATTTTCTGTAATCAATAATCGAGGCATGGATCTGTGTCATGCTGATATTTTGAAAGCAGAAATTATCGGTAAGATTTCCCTTGAACAACAGGAAAAATACAGTGCTAAGTGGGAAGAAACGGAAGAGAAACTAGGACGCGATATATTTAAGAGCCTATTTTCTCACATCAGAATGATTCACATAAAATCCAAGCCGCGCGAAAGTATACTTAAGGAATTCCTGAATGACGTTAAACCAATTAATGCACCTCAACAGTTAATTGATAAAATACTAATTCCTTATGCTGAGGCTTTTTATGACATTAATAATCTAGCCTATCACAGTGATATCTTAGAAGAAGAAGTAAATCAAAAGTTTAGATGGTTACACTTGATTGATAATTCTGATTGGATACCTCCAGCTATTTTATATCTCTCTCGCAATTACAGCAATCCTGAATTGTTATTACGGTTTTTCACAGATTTAGATCGCCTAGCTTCAGGTCTAATGATTCAACGGAATAATATTAATGAACGAATAGAACGTTACAGCAAGTTACTATATGCTATCGAGGTTGGAGAAGATTTGTACGCACCTTATTCACCTCTGCAACTGAAACCTGAAGAACAGACGCGTATTCTCAAAATCCTAAATGATGACCTTTATTTAATTAGAAAAATTCGACTTTATGTTTTACTGCGTTTAGATGCTGCACTCTCAGAAGGAAAAGCTTCATATAACTTCTGTAATATTAGTGTTGAGCATGTACTACCTCAAAATCCTACCTCCGATAGTATGTGGGTACAATCATTTCCTAGCCAAGAAGAACGTGATAAATATGTCCATCGTATAGGAAATTTAGTTTTGCTCTCTTCCTCTAAAAATGCTCAAGCGAACAACTACGACTTTGACCTGAAAAAGCAGAAGTATTTCACAACTAGAGCGGGTATTTGTAATTTTGCGCTAACGACACAAGTGTTAATGGAAAAAGAATGGACGGCTGAAGTTCTCACTAAGCGCCAGGAACAGCTAATTCATCACCTAAAAGAAGTTTGGCGTTTACAGTAG
- a CDS encoding peptidoglycan D,D-transpeptidase FtsI family protein: MQKLPSRTRLRKFRNPGFKKQQKGSKRGLLGTLASNIQNQTSNTNSRLFVVWGVLMAAGLGLGIKLYNLQIVKGTKLTEQARNQQMVDLRPFMPRRPVVDRNSELLAIDRPVYTLYAHPKLFDKSNEEMAERLAPILAKDTAELVKTFQSKRSGIILAPALPEEIIDRVTSLRLNGLELIQKYSRYYPPDDLVSDVVGYVNVDRRGQAGVEYSQEKLLERPVQTVRLSRSGNGAVMPDHAPEGFLHFDDLRLQLTIDSRLQRIASLALKQQMEKFDAKRGAVIVMDALDGSLLALVSQPTYNPNEYAKANISLFKNWTVADLYEPGSTFKPLNVAIALENSVIKPDDMFNDSGSIRVANYTIKNAMNNGNGRISIAQILQYSSNIGMVQIIQRLKPSIYYNWLERLGLGQKVDTDLPFEVGGRLKSQEEFIASPIEPATTSFGQGFSMTPIQLVQMHGALANGGKLVTPHVVRGLIDTKGQMHDSPTRTVSRQIFSAATAQKVVEMMETVVNEGSGKAAQIPGYRIAGKTGTAQKASPNGGYIKGARMTSFVAILPVESPRYVVFALVDEPKGESAYGSTVAAPIVKSVIEALIPLEEIPPSKPIEQQPKAP, encoded by the coding sequence ATGCAAAAATTACCAAGCAGAACAAGATTAAGAAAGTTTCGGAATCCAGGATTCAAAAAGCAGCAGAAGGGTTCTAAACGAGGGCTGTTGGGGACACTTGCCTCTAATATCCAAAATCAAACATCCAATACCAATTCCCGGCTGTTCGTCGTCTGGGGCGTATTAATGGCAGCAGGATTGGGGTTAGGTATCAAGTTGTATAACTTGCAAATTGTCAAGGGGACAAAATTAACAGAGCAAGCGCGAAACCAGCAAATGGTGGATTTGCGACCTTTTATGCCTCGTCGCCCGGTGGTAGATCGCAATAGTGAACTGTTGGCAATTGACCGTCCGGTGTATACTTTGTACGCTCATCCCAAGCTGTTTGATAAGTCTAATGAAGAGATGGCAGAGCGACTTGCCCCAATATTGGCAAAAGATACTGCTGAATTGGTGAAAACTTTTCAAAGCAAAAGAAGCGGAATTATACTTGCCCCAGCCCTACCGGAAGAAATTATCGATCGCGTGACTTCTTTGCGTTTAAATGGCTTAGAGTTAATTCAAAAATACTCCCGATATTATCCGCCAGACGATTTGGTCTCTGATGTGGTGGGTTATGTGAATGTTGACCGTCGTGGTCAAGCAGGTGTGGAATATTCTCAAGAGAAGTTGTTAGAACGTCCTGTGCAAACGGTGCGGCTCAGTCGCTCTGGTAATGGGGCCGTGATGCCGGATCATGCACCAGAAGGTTTTCTGCATTTTGATGATTTGCGGCTGCAACTCACAATCGATAGCCGGCTGCAACGGATTGCTAGCCTGGCACTCAAACAACAAATGGAGAAGTTTGATGCTAAACGTGGGGCGGTAATTGTAATGGATGCGTTGGATGGTTCCTTACTCGCCCTCGTTTCTCAGCCTACCTATAACCCTAATGAATACGCTAAAGCTAATATCTCCCTGTTCAAAAACTGGACGGTGGCGGATCTTTATGAACCGGGATCGACTTTTAAGCCTTTGAATGTAGCGATCGCTCTGGAAAATAGTGTCATCAAACCGGATGATATGTTTAATGACTCCGGTTCTATTCGAGTAGCTAATTACACCATCAAAAATGCGATGAATAATGGTAATGGGCGAATCAGCATCGCCCAGATTTTGCAATATTCCAGCAACATTGGCATGGTGCAAATTATCCAACGCTTAAAGCCTTCAATTTACTACAACTGGCTAGAACGCTTGGGGCTAGGACAAAAAGTTGATACAGATTTACCTTTTGAAGTTGGCGGTCGGCTCAAAAGTCAAGAAGAATTTATCGCTTCGCCAATTGAACCAGCTACTACTTCCTTTGGGCAAGGTTTTTCGATGACACCGATACAGCTAGTGCAAATGCACGGTGCTTTAGCCAATGGCGGGAAATTAGTTACACCCCATGTAGTGCGCGGGTTGATTGATACCAAAGGGCAGATGCATGATTCACCCACTCGCACTGTATCACGGCAAATTTTCTCAGCCGCAACAGCCCAAAAGGTCGTAGAAATGATGGAAACTGTTGTTAATGAAGGCAGTGGTAAGGCGGCACAAATTCCCGGATATCGCATTGCTGGTAAAACTGGTACAGCCCAAAAAGCTAGTCCGAATGGCGGCTACATCAAGGGTGCTAGAATGACGAGTTTCGTGGCTATTTTACCAGTAGAATCTCCTCGCTATGTAGTGTTTGCACTGGTGGATGAGCCAAAAGGAGAAAGTGCTTATGGTTCTACTGTTGCCGCACCAATTGTTAAGTCAGTAATCGAAGCACTGATTCCTCTTGAGGAGATTCCGCCAAGTAAGCCGATTGAGCAACAGCCGAAAGCACCGTAG
- a CDS encoding transposase family protein gives MILSKAREGKLHDKRFHDEDDIAGSVPDEIPIEVDSGFQGLQKQYDNLHLPHKKPKGGKLSDLQKTENRQLSQSRVVCENAFAGVKRYNAASVIYRNRIENFDDHLMLTAAGLWNFYLMAA, from the coding sequence TTGATCTTAAGCAAAGCACGAGAAGGCAAACTGCATGACAAACGTTTTCATGACGAAGATGACATTGCAGGTAGTGTGCCTGATGAAATTCCGATTGAAGTAGACTCGGGCTTTCAGGGATTACAGAAGCAGTATGACAATCTCCATCTTCCTCACAAAAAGCCCAAAGGGGGCAAGTTAAGTGACCTTCAAAAAACGGAGAATCGTCAATTGAGTCAATCCCGTGTAGTTTGCGAAAATGCCTTTGCTGGTGTGAAGCGCTACAACGCCGCCAGTGTCATTTATCGTAATCGGATTGAAAACTTTGATGACCATTTGATGCTGACCGCAGCAGGATTATGGAACTTCTACTTGATGGCTGCTTAA
- the leuC gene encoding 3-isopropylmalate dehydratase large subunit, with translation MSKGTLFDKVWDLHTVGTLPSGLTQLFIGLHLIHEVTSPQAFAMLRERGLKVLFPERTVATVDHIVPTENQARPFVDSLAEEMIQALENNCQENNITFYNIGSGSQGIVHVIAPELGLTQPGMTIACGDSHTSSHGAFGAIAFGIGTSQVRDVLASQTLALSKLKVRKIEVNGNLNPGVYAKDVILHIIRTLGVKGGVGYGYEFAGTTFEQMNMEERMTVCNMAIEGGARCGYVNPDRVTYDYLKGRDFAPKGADWDKAVAWWDSIKSDVDAQYDDVVVFDAAEISPTVTWGITPGQGIGVNQSVPQPEELLEEDRFIAEEAYRYMDLYPGQPIKGTKIDVCFIGSCTNGRISDLREAAKIAKGRHVAEGIKAFVVPGSERVKQEAETEGLDKIFQEAGFEWREPGCSMCLAMNPDKLQGRQISASSSNRNFKGRQGSSSGRTLLMSPAMVATAAIKGEVSDVRELL, from the coding sequence ATGAGCAAAGGTACCCTGTTTGATAAAGTTTGGGACTTACACACCGTTGGTACACTTCCCTCTGGGCTGACGCAACTATTTATTGGGCTTCACCTAATTCATGAAGTCACCAGTCCCCAGGCCTTTGCTATGTTACGCGAGAGGGGTCTAAAAGTACTGTTTCCAGAGCGGACTGTCGCCACAGTCGATCATATTGTGCCGACAGAAAACCAGGCACGTCCTTTTGTTGATAGTTTGGCAGAAGAGATGATTCAGGCGCTCGAAAATAACTGCCAAGAAAATAACATAACTTTTTACAACATCGGTTCTGGTAGTCAGGGTATAGTTCATGTCATCGCTCCAGAACTCGGACTGACTCAACCAGGAATGACGATCGCTTGTGGAGATAGCCACACTTCGAGTCATGGGGCATTTGGTGCGATCGCATTTGGTATCGGTACTAGCCAAGTGCGGGATGTTCTCGCTTCCCAAACTCTCGCCCTTTCCAAACTGAAAGTCCGCAAAATTGAAGTTAACGGCAACCTGAACCCAGGAGTTTACGCCAAAGATGTCATCCTGCATATCATCCGCACCCTTGGCGTTAAAGGTGGTGTGGGCTATGGCTACGAATTTGCAGGTACGACATTTGAACAAATGAATATGGAAGAGAGGATGACTGTCTGCAATATGGCGATCGAAGGCGGTGCTAGATGCGGCTATGTCAATCCAGATCGAGTCACCTACGATTACCTCAAAGGCAGAGATTTTGCGCCCAAAGGAGCAGATTGGGATAAAGCAGTGGCTTGGTGGGATTCCATCAAGAGCGATGTTGATGCCCAGTACGATGATGTAGTCGTATTCGACGCTGCGGAAATTTCTCCTACTGTTACCTGGGGGATTACTCCCGGTCAAGGTATCGGTGTCAACCAGTCAGTGCCTCAACCAGAAGAACTGCTTGAAGAAGACCGATTTATTGCCGAAGAAGCTTACCGCTACATGGATTTATATCCTGGTCAACCCATTAAGGGTACCAAAATAGATGTCTGCTTTATTGGTAGTTGCACCAACGGCAGAATTAGTGATTTACGGGAAGCGGCGAAAATCGCCAAAGGCCGCCATGTTGCAGAGGGAATCAAAGCCTTTGTTGTCCCTGGTTCTGAAAGGGTGAAGCAAGAGGCGGAAACTGAAGGACTGGATAAAATCTTTCAGGAAGCTGGATTTGAATGGCGTGAACCGGGATGTTCTATGTGCCTAGCTATGAACCCCGATAAGCTACAAGGAAGACAAATCAGTGCCTCCTCGTCTAACCGCAACTTTAAAGGAAGGCAGGGTTCATCCTCCGGTCGAACATTGTTAATGAGTCCGGCAATGGTTGCCACTGCTGCAATTAAAGGCGAAGTCTCTGATGTGCGCGAGTTGCTGTAA
- a CDS encoding GlsB/YeaQ/YmgE family stress response membrane protein produces MNILAWIVLGLIAGAIAKAIYPGHQGGGILGTILLGIIGAFVGGSLGVFFSTGTLSLAAPTLSIPGIAVAVLGAIVAVFLWNLLTNRSAV; encoded by the coding sequence ATGAATATTCTTGCTTGGATTGTTTTAGGTCTAATTGCTGGTGCGATCGCTAAAGCTATCTACCCCGGTCATCAAGGTGGCGGTATTCTAGGAACAATCTTATTAGGAATCATCGGCGCTTTTGTTGGTGGTAGTCTAGGAGTATTTTTCAGTACAGGAACGTTAAGTTTAGCAGCTCCAACTCTAAGTATCCCGGGTATTGCAGTAGCAGTTCTGGGTGCAATTGTTGCAGTTTTCCTCTGGAATTTATTAACAAATCGCAGTGCAGTCTAA
- a CDS encoding helix-turn-helix domain-containing protein, with amino-acid sequence MMLNIEGALKQDRLLRALTGLNRKAFDALLPTFTTMYLDTQQAKPRQRGLGGGRKARLLTAQDKLFFILFYFKCYPTFDVAGLLFDMHRSQAHEWMHRLQPILEAALGQKMALPERHLESIEAFLSRFPGVQRVMIDGTERPIARPQEREQQQQNYSGKKKRHTRKHLEEQLMKPNGS; translated from the coding sequence ATGATGCTGAATATTGAAGGTGCGCTGAAGCAAGACCGACTGTTGAGGGCATTAACTGGGTTGAACCGGAAAGCATTTGATGCCCTTTTGCCCACGTTTACCACGATGTACCTAGATACTCAACAGGCCAAGCCTCGTCAACGTGGCCTGGGTGGAGGACGCAAAGCCCGCTTACTTACAGCCCAAGACAAATTGTTTTTCATCCTTTTCTATTTCAAATGTTATCCGACCTTTGATGTGGCGGGACTGCTCTTTGATATGCATCGCTCCCAGGCACATGAGTGGATGCATCGATTGCAGCCAATATTAGAAGCGGCTTTGGGACAGAAGATGGCGCTGCCGGAACGCCATCTCGAAAGCATTGAAGCATTTTTGTCACGCTTTCCAGGAGTGCAACGAGTGATGATTGATGGGACAGAACGCCCAATTGCGCGACCTCAAGAAAGAGAACAACAACAACAGAATTACTCCGGTAAAAAGAAACGTCATACGCGTAAACACTTGGAAGAGCAGTTGATGAAACCAAACGGGTCTTGA
- the leuD gene encoding 3-isopropylmalate dehydratase small subunit yields MVSEVKTVSGRGIPLVGNDIDTDRIIPARYLKAVTFDGLGEGAFIDDRTALKGEHPFDQPQYQGANILIVNRNFGCGSSREHAPQAIAKWGIQALIGESFAEIFFGNCVAMGIPCLTADAATVKQLQKLVAANPQASVTVNLETLQVQIDNYTAPVAIGEGTRSTFISGTWDACGQLVANASQVRKTSAKLPYIGWGNIAAS; encoded by the coding sequence ATGGTGAGTGAAGTTAAAACAGTTTCAGGGCGCGGTATACCCTTGGTGGGCAATGATATAGATACCGATCGCATCATTCCCGCGCGATATTTAAAAGCCGTTACCTTTGATGGGTTAGGTGAAGGTGCGTTTATTGATGACCGGACAGCACTTAAAGGTGAACATCCCTTTGACCAACCGCAATATCAAGGCGCAAATATTTTAATAGTCAACCGTAATTTTGGCTGTGGTTCATCACGGGAACACGCACCCCAAGCGATCGCAAAATGGGGAATCCAAGCTTTAATCGGTGAAAGCTTCGCAGAAATCTTTTTTGGTAACTGTGTGGCAATGGGTATACCTTGTCTGACAGCCGACGCTGCTACTGTTAAACAACTGCAAAAGTTAGTAGCTGCCAATCCTCAAGCCTCTGTGACAGTGAATCTGGAAACTTTGCAAGTGCAAATTGATAATTATACTGCCCCAGTTGCAATCGGTGAAGGTACAAGAAGCACATTTATTTCTGGGACTTGGGATGCTTGCGGTCAGTTGGTGGCGAATGCTAGCCAAGTTCGGAAAACATCTGCAAAATTACCCTACATAGGTTGGGGCAATATAGCCGCAAGTTAG